The genomic window ATGTTTCAATTAGATGTTTTTGGTTGGAAAAGGAGCTGATTATCGTTGATTATCTTTACAATGCTACAAAGTGGTCTTAGTGAACTGCTGGAATATCTCTCGGCTCATGTGTTAACTTGTTTGGTACCGGCGTTTTTTATTGCCGGTGGTATTTCGGCTGTGCTTTCTACGGCAGCAGTTTTACAGTACTTCGGTCCAAAGAC from Bacillota bacterium includes these protein-coding regions:
- a CDS encoding permease, producing MLQSGLSELLEYLSAHVLTCLVPAFFIAGGISAVLSTAAVLQYFGPKT